CCCGATCGCGGTCACAATCTGGCCCGTGATCTCCTCGATCGATCCGCCGCCATTCACCGAGGCGAGGCTGCCCTTCGACCGGTAATAGTCGATGAGCGGCGCCGTCTGGTTGTGATACGTCACGAGCCGCTGCCGGATCGTGACTTCGCTGTCGTCGTCCCGCACGTAAAGGTCGGATCCACCGCACTCGTCGCAGACCCCGACCGTTTTGGGCGGATTGAATTTCACGTGGAACATCGCCCCGCAACCCCGGCAGGTCAGCCTCCCGGAGAGCCGCGCGACGAGATCCTCGTCATCCACGTCGATCGACACGACCTTCGACAGCGCCAGCGTCCGCTTTGCGAGCAGTCCGTCGAGCGCCTCGGCCTGCGCCGTCGTGCGCGGAAAACCGTCGAGAATGAACCCACCCTTCGCATCCGCCTGATCGATCCGTTCGTCGATCAGACCGATCACCACCGAATCGGGCACCAACGCACCCTTGTCCATGTAGCCCTTCGCTTCGAGACCAAGCGGCGTTTGGGCTTTGAGCGCCGCACGAAGCATGTCGCCCGTCGAAATCTGCGGAATTCCGAGTTTTTCCGCGAGCACCTTCGACTGCGTACCTTTCCCCGCGCCCGGACCTCCGAGCAGAATGAGACGCATCCCCTACCCCCGACGACCCTTGAACTTCTTGGTTCCCAGGAAACCGTCATAGTGGCGCATCAGCATGTGGCTTTCCATCTGCTGGATGGTGTCCAGGCCGACGCCCACGACAATCAGACGCGCCGTTCCACCGAAATAGAACGGAACCTTGTAAATCGCGATCAGAAGAGTCGGAAGCACGCAGATCGCCGCGACGTACATCGCGCCGCCGAGCGTGACGCGGGTCAGAACGCGGTCGATGTAGTCCGCCGTGCGTTTTCCCGGACGATAACCGGGGATGTACGCGCCGGACTTTTTCAGATTCTCCGCGACGTCGACGGGGTTGAATGTGACCGCCGTGTAGAAGTAGCAGAAGAAGATGATGAGCGCGACGTAGAGCGCCGTATGAATGATCGTTCCCGGGGCCATCGCGTTGCCGATGCTCTGGGCGATCGGGTGATCGATGAACTGGGCAAACGTCGCCGGGAACATCAGGATCGAGCTCGCGAAGATCGGCGGGATGACGCCCGCGGTGTTGATCTTGAGGGGCAGGTGCGTGCTCGCTCCGCCGTACATGCGGCGACCGATCACGCGCCGTGCGTGCTGGATCGGAATCTTCCGTTGCGCGCGCTCGACGTAAATGATCACGAACACCACGAAGACCATCAGAATCAGGATCGGCAGCGTGAACAGCAGCGAACGCTCGCCGGAGCCGATGTCGACAAAGAGCTGGTAGATCGCGGCGGGAAGGCGCGCGACGATACCGGCCATGATGATGAGGCTGATGCCGTTGCCGATGCCGAACTCGCTGATCTGCTCGCCGAGCCACATGATGAAGGCGGTGCCGGCCGCGAGGGTGATCGCGGACGTGAGCTTGAACGTCATGCCCGGATGCAGCACGACGCCCTGGCCGAGCATGCCTTTTTCGAGACCCACCGAGATCATGAAGCCCTGAAACAGCGCGAGCACGACGGTGCCGTAGCGCGTGTACTGGGTGATCTTGCGGCGGCCGAGCTCGCCTTCCTTCGACAGCTTCTCGAGGTAGGGCACGACGACCGTGAGGAGCTGCAGAATGATCGACGCCGAGATGTAGGGCATGATGCCCAGGGCGAAGATCGAGCCCTGCTCGAGCGCTCCGCCCGAGAACATCGAGAACATGCCGAAGACGGTGCCCGCGGCGTTCTTGAAAAACTCGGCGAGTGCGGCGGCGTTGAGCCCCGGCAGCGGCACGATGCAGCCCACGCGATAGACCGCGAGCAGCAGCAGCGAGAAGAACACCCGTCGCTTCAGCTCCGGGATCTTGAAAATGTTCTGAAAGGCGCCGATCACGATCAAAAGCCTCCCGGCTTCACCGCTCGATTAGGATTTGATCAGCTCGACCTGTCCGCCGGCGGCCAGGATCTTTTCTTTTGCCTTCGCCGAAAATCCGTGCGCCTTCACCGTGAGCGCCACCGTCAGATCGCCGTCGGACAAAACCTTGATGCCGTCCTGAGCCTTGCGGACCACGTGGCTCTCGACGAGCAGCGCCGGATCCACCACCTGGCCCGCCGTGAAGCGCGCCAGATCGCCGACGTTGACCGTCGCAAACACCTTGCGGAAACGACCGTTCGTGAATCCCCGCTTGGGAATCCGGCGGGAGATCGACATCTGGCCGCCTTCGAAATAGTCGCCCTGGTTCTTGCCGGCGCGGGCCTTGTGGCCTTTGTGGCCCTTGCCCGCGGTGCCGCCCTGGCCCGACGCGTTGCCGCGACCGATGCGCTTGCGGTCCTTCACCGCCCCTTTCGGGGGAGTCAATTCGTTGAGTTTCATTTACGCCGTCTCCTCGAAACGCACGAGGTGGA
The sequence above is a segment of the Deltaproteobacteria bacterium genome. Coding sequences within it:
- a CDS encoding adenylate kinase yields the protein MRLILLGGPGAGKGTQSKVLAEKLGIPQISTGDMLRAALKAQTPLGLEAKGYMDKGALVPDSVVIGLIDERIDQADAKGGFILDGFPRTTAQAEALDGLLAKRTLALSKVVSIDVDDEDLVARLSGRLTCRGCGAMFHVKFNPPKTVGVCDECGGSDLYVRDDDSEVTIRQRLVTYHNQTAPLIDYYRSKGSLASVNGGGSIEEITGQIVTAIGA
- the secY gene encoding preprotein translocase subunit SecY, whose protein sequence is MIGAFQNIFKIPELKRRVFFSLLLLAVYRVGCIVPLPGLNAAALAEFFKNAAGTVFGMFSMFSGGALEQGSIFALGIMPYISASIILQLLTVVVPYLEKLSKEGELGRRKITQYTRYGTVVLALFQGFMISVGLEKGMLGQGVVLHPGMTFKLTSAITLAAGTAFIMWLGEQISEFGIGNGISLIIMAGIVARLPAAIYQLFVDIGSGERSLLFTLPILILMVFVVFVIIYVERAQRKIPIQHARRVIGRRMYGGASTHLPLKINTAGVIPPIFASSILMFPATFAQFIDHPIAQSIGNAMAPGTIIHTALYVALIIFFCYFYTAVTFNPVDVAENLKKSGAYIPGYRPGKRTADYIDRVLTRVTLGGAMYVAAICVLPTLLIAIYKVPFYFGGTARLIVVGVGLDTIQQMESHMLMRHYDGFLGTKKFKGRRG
- the rplO gene encoding 50S ribosomal protein L15, whose amino-acid sequence is MKLNELTPPKGAVKDRKRIGRGNASGQGGTAGKGHKGHKARAGKNQGDYFEGGQMSISRRIPKRGFTNGRFRKVFATVNVGDLARFTAGQVVDPALLVESHVVRKAQDGIKVLSDGDLTVALTVKAHGFSAKAKEKILAAGGQVELIKS